The Euphorbia lathyris chromosome 3, ddEupLath1.1, whole genome shotgun sequence genome contains a region encoding:
- the LOC136224530 gene encoding phospholipase A1-II 1-like, with the protein MECIASKWKALSGIENNWNGLLDPIDDNLRRYLVQYGERISAVNDCFNGVEQSDGYGLCLFPTEELFIRAGLELGNPFKYEVSDCFYARSEVEIGDWAKRQSAFMGYVAVATDEGKLVLGRRDILICWRGTRLPIEWLKNINFCQTSAPEVFPGNNAKVHQGFLNVYTDKSANSVYSKTSAREQVLAVVRRLVDKYSALNEDVSITVVGHSLGGALATLNAMDIVFNGYNKPSGSTSVVYPVTAFVYGCPRVGDKTFLELFNSLPNLHLLRIRNNKDIVPDLPPDLIITRYSEVGVQLYINTQNSADIKTHTNVQSHDLNLHFYGIAAYQGEGNDFKLGFDFDVALVNKYDDLLNALYKVPPTWWTSVINKGLVQMENGFWKLNDYIPPPPPDLILS; encoded by the exons ATGGAGTGCATAGCATCAAAATGGAAGGCACTTAGCGGCATTGAAAACAATTGGAATGGTCTTTTAGACCCTATCGACGATAATCTCCGGCGGTATCTTGTTCAGTACGGTGAAAGAATTAGTGCGGTGAATGATTGTTTCAATGGCGTGGAACAATCTGATGGGTATGGACTATGCTTATTTCCTACGGAGGAACTGTTCATTCGGGCAGGACTAGAACTTGGGAATCCATTCAAATACGAAGTGAGTGACTGCTTTTATGCAAGATCAGAAGTCGAAATTGGAGATTGGGCAAAAAGACAATCTGCATTTATGGGGTATGTTGCTGTTGCAACCGATGAAGGAAAGCTTGTTTTAGGCAGGAGAGACATCCTGATATGTTGGAGGGGAACAAGGTTGCCAATTGAATGGttaaaaaatattaactttTGTCAGACTTCAGCTCCAGAGGTTTTTCCTGGTAATAATGCAAAGGTACATCAGGGTTTTCTCAATGTCTACACTGACAAAAGTGCAAATTCAGTTTACAGTAAAACCAGTGCTAGAGAACAG GTTCTAGCTGTGGTTCGGAGACTTGTGGACAAATACTCAGCATTAAATGAAGATGTGAGCATAACTGTAGTAGGTCATAGTTTGGGTGGAGCACTTGCAACTCTGAATGCAATGGACATAGTTTTCAATGGATATAACAAGCCATCTGGTTCTACTTCGGTCGTATATCCAGTCACTGCTTTTGTTTATGGTTGCCCCCGCGTTGGAGACAAAACATTTCTGGAATTGTTTAATTCCCTGCCTAATCTTCATCTGTTGCGCATTCGAAATAATAAGGATATTGTTCCTGATCTTCCTCCAGATTTAATCATCACTAGATATTCAGAGGTTGGTGTACAGCTTTACATTAACACCCAAAATTCAGCAGACATAAAGACACACACCAACGTGCAGTCGCATGATCTCAACCTTCATTTCTATGGAATTGCTGCTTACCAAGGAGAAGGAAATGACTTCAAGTTGGGATTTGATTTCGATGTTGCACTAGTCAACAAATATGATGATCTCTTGAATGCTCTTTACAAGGTGCCTCCCACTTGGTGGACCTCTGTTATCAATAAAGGTTTGGTTCAGATGGAGAATGGATTTTGGAAGCTCAATGACtacattcctcctcctcctcctgatCTAATTCTTTCTTAA